The genomic DNA AAACATCATTAAAAATTAGGGAGCTGGAGAAAATCCATAGGACGCTAAAATCTTTTGTCCTTCCTCACCGAGCATGAAGTTCTCAAATGCTTCTGCTCCGGCTCTGTTCGGGGCGAGGTTCATGGTTGCAATGCTGTAGTACTGGAGTTCATTGAAATTTTCCGGAATCGTGACCATGTTCAAATCCTCTTCCGAGGCTTTGTATGAGGATTCATAGATAAATCCTGCGTCAACTTCACCAAGTTTTACCTTCTCAACGACACCAGGCTCAGTGGTCTCATACGTGGCAGTGTTTGCAAAGACTGCATCTTTCCATTCAGATCCATATGCCGAGTCATTTGCAATCTTGTCAATAACCTTGCGGGTATTGATTCCAACAGGAACTTCTTCGGTGCCCATAGCAATCAGCATACCAGGCTTTGCAAGGTCTGCAAGAGTGGTAATCTCTGCAGGATTGTCTTTCGGAGTTACGATGGTTATCCAGTTAGTACAAAGATCGGTAACTGTATCATTGACAAAGTAGCCACTTTGGGTAAGCTCCTTGGTGTATTTTGCACTTGCAGAGATGAAAACGTCAGGGAGAGCCCCATTCTCAACCTGGGTTTTGAGGGCCTGGGTTCCATCAAGGTTAAAGGTAACCGTTGTTCCCGGGTTTGCTTCTTCAAATACCGGTTTGATCTCCTCTGATGCTCCGGTCAGGGATGCAGCCACAAACACCGTTACGTCTCCGATCTCATCTGCAGAAACAGCTGTAGAGAGAAGGAGAAGACAAAAAACTCCGAGGATTGCAAGAATCCGGGAGAACTTGTAAATTCTTTCCATTATTATAAATTGAGCTTAATGCTATTTTAAAGGAACGATATAAGTAATCAATTGTAATTAACTCTATTCGGTGTGAACACTATCTCATATATACAATTGATAAGTCACACTCCTCAAATTTCTAAAACTAATAAATTCAGGAACGAGATAGCATGTATTACCGAAATGGGTCATTATGAATCTATCTGTATGAATCTTTGGGTCGGAGGGTGATAAACAAATCCTCGATTACCTGGTATTATGTAAAAAAGAGACTGATATTATAAGATAACTTCAATCGAATTTTAGAAAAGTATTGTGCTAAGGAAAAGTTTGGTAGTTAGATTAATCCACAGCAATCATTACTTCACTAGATTTGACGACAGCATATGCCTCTTTACCTTCTTTGAGGCCAAGATTCTCAGTTGCATGTGCAGTAATGACTGAAGTAATCTGAACCCCATTTCCGATATCCAGAACAATCTCTGCCATTATCGGACCCTTGGTAATCGATTTTATGGTTCCTTTTATACAATTTCTTGCACTAATTTTCATTTTTTTCACTCCTTTACCAACCATATCATCATGGCGTACGTTTAATATGATTCAATAATTGATAACTCCTTTTATAAGTTGTTCAATTTAACTTATTAAAATACTGGAGAATAGGATTGATTCTCTAAGAAATGGCTTTTTTTCATCAATTGGGACCTGATGGTCAATATTTCTGCAACCGGACAATACCGATGACTGGTTTTTCCAGATCATGATCAGTTAATTCGTAAAATCCATCAACTTTACATCCTACCTGAAAACACAGATTAAAAATCTCCTGATTCCTATATCGATATGGATTATCTGGAATGAAAATTGTGAGAAGGAGTCTATAAGATCATGGTCAATTCAATGTCTGACTGGAAACCACCACGATTTATCATCACCGGTGAACAAGGGGAAGGAAAGACAACACTTCTCCTGAAGATTCTTGCAGAACTCACAAGTCAAGGAATCAGAATGCATGGTATCGCGGCTCCGGGATATTTCAACGAAGGTATCAGATCAGGTTTTGATGTTCTGAATGTACATTCCGGGAGAACTGTAGAACTCTGCTCGGCAATTCCAACGGTAAACTCTATACAATATGGCAGGTATTACTTTCGGTCAGAAGGCCTTGCCTTTGGGAAGGAGATATTAAGTCAGGTACCACTCCCAGGTCAGGTGGATCTCCTTGTCATTGATGAGGTTGGAAGGTTCGAAATTGCGGGGAAGGTATGGGGAGAGAGTATTGATCATATCATGCAAGCACCCCGCACACCGATGATCTGGACGGTCAGGAGATCCTTTGTTGATGCGGTCACAAAGCGATGGCCGGTCCAGAGACAGAGAATCATTGAAGTCGGGTCTGAAAACTACGATGATTTCATTCATGATGTGATAAATGAGATCCGGCAATCGGTCTGATACATTTCACCGGTGAGGTATACTTTTGTCTGCTGACCAGTCTACACGCATATGTTCAGGGACTCCTCCTCTCATAACAAGGAATACCTCGGAAATTACCGATAAAGCAATCTCCTGGGGGAGGTTTTTTCCGATGCGAAGACCGATGGGGCAGTACACACGGTCATCGATGATTCCACCACGGCCCTGTATGTTTCGAATCAACACTTCAGCCTTTTTCACACTTCCTATCATTCCAATATACGGCAGTTCTTTGATTTTGAGAAGTTGTTCAAGGACGGTTTCATCATGTTCATGGCCATAGGTCATGATTACACAATAACTTGTCCCCGTAAGATGAATATGTGAAAATATATCGGTAAAAGGTTGACATATGAGAGATCTTGCTCCAGGAAACCGCTCTGGATCTGCAAACTCCCTCCGGTCATCATATACCCGGTATGGAACATTCAGAACTTCACATAATTTCCCAAGGGCAAGCCCGACATGACCACCACCAAAAATTACCAGTTCTGATTCCGGAATGAGAGGCTCTATAAAAACGGTGAGAGAGCCTCCACAAACTCCGAGTTCAGCATCTTCGTCGGATGTATTCCAATCCTCCCCATCTCCTTTCGAGACAAATTTCCGGGTAATGCAGGCCCCGGTCTTCATTGCCTCCCTGGCAAGGTGAATACATTGTAATTCTACTCCTCCGCCCCCCACCGATCCTGCAGTTTCACCATTCTGGTTGATGACCATATTGGATCCGGTTTTCCGGGGAGTAGACCCTGCAGAATCAATAATTGTTATCAAGGCACAGGAAATCCCCTCATTATACCATCTTGTTATGTTGTTTAGCCACATCCTATTCACCAGTTTCGTTGATACTGTCACATAGTGAGAGTAACTTCATTTTAAAGGCAGAAATGTCCTTTACCATGTTCACCCGTTCAAGTGCTCCAGGAGGGGAATACGCAATACTGCCTCCCCCAAGTTCTGCATAACGGGCCATGAGTTCCATGTTCTGTACAAGAGTAACCCCGATAAGATCCAGTCCACATGCAAAGAGTGCCGGACTTGGAGGGACAGTCGGTCCCATCATGATCCTGATCTTCGCATGTGGTGTCCGCCGAATCACTGCTGCGAGGGTCTCATTCACAACAGTCAGACCGCTCATCAGTACTACCTGTGCCCTGCTCAGTACTTCATCGGCATCATTCCAATGGATATCACCTGGCCGGGGAAAGAGTTCAACAATATCTACCGGCCATCCCATTTCGCGCCATTCTGCTCCCTCCTTGAAATATCCTACAAAGCAGGTGGGAACGCGAGCTGCTGCATCCC from Methanospirillum hungatei JF-1 includes the following:
- the modA gene encoding molybdate ABC transporter substrate-binding protein; translated protein: MERIYKFSRILAILGVFCLLLLSTAVSADEIGDVTVFVAASLTGASEEIKPVFEEANPGTTVTFNLDGTQALKTQVENGALPDVFISASAKYTKELTQSGYFVNDTVTDLCTNWITIVTPKDNPAEITTLADLAKPGMLIAMGTEEVPVGINTRKVIDKIANDSAYGSEWKDAVFANTATYETTEPGVVEKVKLGEVDAGFIYESSYKASEEDLNMVTIPENFNELQYYSIATMNLAPNRAGAEAFENFMLGEEGQKILASYGFSPAP
- a CDS encoding TOBE domain-containing protein; this translates as MKISARNCIKGTIKSITKGPIMAEIVLDIGNGVQITSVITAHATENLGLKEGKEAYAVVKSSEVMIAVD
- a CDS encoding nucleoside-triphosphatase is translated as MVNSMSDWKPPRFIITGEQGEGKTTLLLKILAELTSQGIRMHGIAAPGYFNEGIRSGFDVLNVHSGRTVELCSAIPTVNSIQYGRYYFRSEGLAFGKEILSQVPLPGQVDLLVIDEVGRFEIAGKVWGESIDHIMQAPRTPMIWTVRRSFVDAVTKRWPVQRQRIIEVGSENYDDFIHDVINEIRQSV
- a CDS encoding XdhC family protein, whose protein sequence is MWLNNITRWYNEGISCALITIIDSAGSTPRKTGSNMVINQNGETAGSVGGGGVELQCIHLAREAMKTGACITRKFVSKGDGEDWNTSDEDAELGVCGGSLTVFIEPLIPESELVIFGGGHVGLALGKLCEVLNVPYRVYDDRREFADPERFPGARSLICQPFTDIFSHIHLTGTSYCVIMTYGHEHDETVLEQLLKIKELPYIGMIGSVKKAEVLIRNIQGRGGIIDDRVYCPIGLRIGKNLPQEIALSVISEVFLVMRGGVPEHMRVDWSADKSIPHR
- a CDS encoding DUF364 domain-containing protein, which gives rise to MNRSFANLSVGSILKLIYIEVKLSSIKMEIPHYDQLIREIARAADPDPVIEDIRIYTNWVLVKAGKWSLSTIFRGMPGLTDPAGMDSWMGDWLQKPGKESALELLSSTETLRRAVGMACLKSLLPDPCPIIPGNAIDMVRDAAARVPTCFVGYFKEGAEWREMGWPVDIVELFPRPGDIHWNDADEVLSRAQVVLMSGLTVVNETLAAVIRRTPHAKIRIMMGPTVPPSPALFACGLDLIGVTLVQNMELMARYAELGGGSIAYSPPGALERVNMVKDISAFKMKLLSLCDSINETGE